The genomic DNA AACAGGGCCTTATCGTCTTTCCATTCTTTCATTGTGAATTCCTTTTTACAGTTCGTCTTTCTACCTGCAAAGATAGAGCCCGGAGGGAAGAAGATACGGCAGTAAAGCTCCCGGTTGCTTATGCTACGAGGAACAGAACAAGGGAAAAAGTAGAGAAAACGGCACTCTCTATTTCGTCACTTCCCGCGGAGAGATGCCCATTTGTTGTTTGAAGATACGGGAGAAGTATTGGGGGGACTGGAAACCGCAGGCAAAGCAGACTTCCTTGACGGACATCTCCGTGTTCCGCAGCAGCTCGATCGCTTTGTTGATCCGGATCTGGTTCAGGTAGTCCAGCGGGGAGAGGTTCAGGTACTGGGAGAACAGTTTGCGCAAGTACCGTTCTCCGACTCCGGTTTGCGACGCGACATCGCTGATCGTGATATCGGACTGGTAGTTCAAACGGATATAGGAGATCGCCTTTTTCAACGAATCGTTTGTACAAATCGGAAGATAGGCCTCATCGAGATAACGGTAAATCAGGATCAGCAGCTCGGCATAGTACATGACAACCAGATATTGGTAGTATTTGCTCTTCTGGTTCATCTCGTTGACAATACGCTGCACGGCGCGCATGATCCGGACGTTATTCACAATCTTGATCAACCGGTTTTCTTCGGAAAAGATCGTGACAGGCGCCAGATCCTTCATCTGCCCGTGCCCGTCCGGATTGAAGCGGGAGAAGACTTCCGGCAGAAACTCCAACTGCATCAGGGTCGTATCTTCGGAACCGGCCTCGAAGGTATGCTCCACATTGGAACAGATCACCATCATCTCGTTCTCGCTGAAGCTGATACTCTCGTTCTCCAGATGCAGGATGCAATTGCCCTTCTTCACATAGTTGATCTCGATCCGCAGATGCTTATGCGGCCCGAATGTCTCGAACGGGCGGAACGACACAAAGCGAAACACATCCGCCAGCCGCTTGTGCTTCAGATTCTCGGTGATGCCTTCCAGCATTCCCCATAACGATTGTTCAGACGGTTGTTCCATACGGCTCTGCATTTGATTGACGCTTACAAAGTTACAAAAATGCCGGTAATACCCAATAGCCCGTAAGGTATTTTAGTCACCTTACGGACTGTCGGGCAATACCCTATAGCCTGTAAAGACACAGGTTATAGGGTAAGTTAAGAGGTTATTCCACTCTCACCACAATCTCTCCACCGATCCGGTCTCCTTTCTTCAACGGCTTGCGGTAAGGAGCATAATAGCTACTGAGGAACATCTCGTTTCCTGCCGTCACAAAGTCGGCAACCAGGAAGCGGATCTTGTCTTTTTCCAACCAGGAGCGCCAGTGCTGTTTGCCATTGGAAGGGACGGTAATCTTACTACCGTTTCCGTCTTTCAGACCGGCATACCAAATGTTCCGGCGGGTGGAACGGAAATCATTACTTCCCAGTTCGTTATAATCCATACTCCAAGACCAGGCAGGTTCCGTACGCGGATCGACTTTCGCAGGGAGTCCTTCATAAAAAAGGCTGGCTTCACCTACCGGACGGCTGATATGGTCGGCCGGATAAACGCTCCACATGCCATCCCGGCGCCAGAAGGTCTTATCATAAGAAACAGGAGCTTCAAAAACCAGTCCCCACTGCCTCGGATTCACATCTTCAAGGGCATCGAACGAATAGGTTACCGATAGTTCGCCTCCTGCATTTATTTTCAGGTCATAAGAGCCGGAAAACTCTTTATAAGCGCCTGCCACCTTTACCAGAACGTCATCACCCTGTCGGACCGCCTCTACTTTTTCTACCTTCCAGTCCGAGCAAAGGTCATTGAACACAGGCGTATTGGCATTATGATTCGGGTAGCATCCGCCACCTGTCAACGGCAAGGCCATCAGCCACGGTCCACCGTTCAATATTTCTTTTTTCCCTTTCTTCACCGAGAGTATCTGGCCGGATACACGACTGATCTCACAACTAAAATCTTTTCCGGTAATGACATAGCGGTCTTTCTTTTCTTTCAAGCGGGTAGAAGCAGTTGGCAACGCCTGCAATTCGTTTTGTACCTGTCTGCCGACAGGGATCAAATACTCATCGGCAGTAAAGCCGCGGGGATCGGCAAAAGACAGATAGAGCTCATTCGCCTTTTCGGGATGGGCAAGCCGGATGCGAAGTTGTCCTTTTTCACCGGGTTCCAGGTCTGCGAAGGCCGTTCCCTTCTCCTCTCCGTACGTCCACGTGATACGCAGTTCATCCAGGTTTGTATAGGTGTACCGGTTTTCAAGATCGATGACCAGTTCGTTGGCTGGAGATAGCGCCTCGGTCGTCACACGGACCGGACTGTATATCTTTTTCATATCCCAGTACTCCGGTTTCGGGCGACGCCAGCCGTCGATCGGTCCCCAGGGGCCATAACCGACTGCATCCCCGTTAGGCATCTGGAAAATATCGTCGATACCAGACCAGATAGAACCGCCTAAAACGCCCGGTGTCTTATACATATTGTCCCACGTAGGAGCCAGCGCCAATGCCCAATCGCTACGGATGCCGGGATCAGTCACCAGCTCGCTCCGGTTATAGACATTCAGGTGGCAGTATTCGCCATACGTCATCGGCCGGTCGCTTTTGGCGGCGACCTTATATCCGTTGGGACCCGGATAATGGATATTCGCGATCGGGGCCGTGCTGCCTTGGTTGTTGAACCCGCCATAGGCCTGGTCGTGAAAAGTGAACGGACGGGTAGGATCGGCTTTTTCCATATAGACCTCTACCTGTGCAAATTCCTTATTCCAGTACGATTCGTTCGCCATCGACCAGAAGATGATGGAAGGATGGTTCCGGTAGAACTGGATCATCTCCATATTCGCCTGCAATACATACGGATAGTATTTAGGATCGCGGTAGTTCAGCACCTTCCAGTTCTCATTCGCATGATGGCCGATCCAACAGACCGGTGCTTCCACTTCCACGAACATGCCCAGTTCGTCACAGACTTCGAGCAGCTCTTCACAAGGAGGGTAATGGGAAGTACGGATAAAATTGCAGTTCGCATCCCGGTACAGCTCGACATCCTTCCGTTCCAGGGCAGGATTCATCACACGTCCGGTCAACGGATGCATTTCATGTCGGCAAACCCCTCTCAACTTGACAGCCTTGCCATTTACCAGTAAACGATTCCCTTGTATCCGGATCTCGCGGAAGCCAAAACGTTTCTCTATCTGCTCGACAACCTTGTCCGAGGTTCCGACTTCGATTTTCATCGTATATAAAGATGGATGCTCGTTATCCCACTTATCCGGAGAAACGACTTTGCCAGTCAACCAACCGCTCCAGGAAGACCCGGCGGCAATCTCCGGAATATGCCGGCTCAGGACAACAGGCAGTCCGGAGAGGGAAAGGCGAACCGATACATCTTTTTGTATCTCATCCGAGCTATTCGTTACCGACAGATAGACTTTCAAGTCTGCATCTTTATAGTCATCGTCCAGCTCCGTCACGATACGAAGGTCCGACAAATGGATATCCGGAACGGCAAAGAACGTCACTTTACGGGTTATGCCTTCCAACTGATGTGCCGCATATTGAGTCAGGCTCCCTAACATGTCTGCCAACGACTCGCTGCGAACCCGCAGGGCCAACAGGTTTTCACCCGCCTTCAGCCCTTTCGTGACATCCAGTTCAAAAGCAGTCATTCCTCCCATATGGGAACCGATTTCCTTTCCATTCAGATACACGACCGACTCGCTGGAGACACCGTCGAAACGCAGTTTCACCTGCTTTCCCTGCCAATCCGCCGGCAATGTGAATGTAGTCTGATAGCCTCCGAAACCGGCAGAATCGACTTTAAAGCCTTGCATGGACCACTGTCCCGGAACTACGATCGGCTTCCAGTCCCGCCCGTTCTGTTTCTGTTCATAAAAACGGGCAGCAGGCTTTTCATTGAACAACCACGTCCCGTTTAAGGATAGGACCGGATTATAGACACCGGCTACCTGATGGGGCTTGATGGTATATACAGGTAAAACTTTTTCCGCACAAACAGTCGTATCCACCGTATAAGCCTGGGTATGCACCAATTCCTTTTTACGTTCTTCCCCGAAAGGTTTCAGCTGGGCGGGATTGGACGAATACAGGTTCAGCTCCGAAACAATCGCATTATCTCCCTTCAAGGCTTCAAACACCAAGACCAATTGTCCGTAGGCGTAGGCTTTCTTCGGCAGGTCGATCATGTAGCGTTGCTCCTTCCCTTTTTCAAGTACGACGGGCCCCTGCACTTCGTTGCCGTCAGCCACGATACGCTGTTCCCTCCGGTTGTCAGCCAGATAGACCACCTCCATCCGGTAATCGGCCTGTATATCCATCTGATCGAAAGCATAGATGACCGTCCCGCCGAAATTACAGGTTTTCGCCTCTTTGCTTCCCGTGAAAGAATCCGGCAATGTATAGTCATCCCCTTTGATCAGGAAAGCTTGTGTATTCGTTACTCCGCAGTCGTTCGTAGCCACCCGCCGCATCTCCTTGTTCTGGGCCTGCAAGCCAAGGCACAAAAAGAGCATAAGCCCGGTATTGAACAGCTTGTTTTTACATAGATTGACCATACGCATATTGGTTTTCGTTTTATATTTACATTATCTGATATGCAAAAGTACGGACAATCCCAACATCTTTCCTCTCTCTATTCTAATTGAGTACACACCTGCCAGGAACAAAAAACAGGAAAACTAACACAAAACGGAACTGCTCCCAGACGCGGCAGCCGATCAGTAGACCTTAAGCTTTTGCATGCCTCCTTTTTCAAACTCGATCGCCCCCGGATACGAGTTTTTCCGGCTTCTTTTATTACCCAGATAATCCCTATTCAAGACTTTCGGAGTCTCCGCTCCTCCAACAAAAGACTGATGGGAAATAGCTAGGTGCGACCAAAACTTGTTTATCTAAATCCTAAACATGCATAAAGACAACAGGGCAAGCATTACCTTGCTATGCAATAAACTTATTAGCTTTAACACATGACCTGCCCCGAAAGTGACGAAGAACTATGTTTCCCATTTCCTCTGTCACTGTATCACTGATTTCTTTTTACCAGTTGATATTCAACTTATTTGATTAGTGATATATGCCCGTTTTCTCTATCACTACGGTATCACAATCCTATCACTGTCTCGTCCTGATTTTGGTTGACTGTGTATTAAAAAAATCCTGTTATAGGTTGTCTATAAATGTAAAAAAAACAGACAATCCTTTCTTAATCCTAAAATAAGTTACCTTATCCTGTTTCACTACAGGACAGGGGGCTTTTCACAGCCAAACTCATCGGCCGGGGAGCGCCCAAGCGGCAAGGGGCAGGGCCACCTGTCCCGACGAGCGTTTCCGGTCTCTGTTCTATTTTGTTGCAAATATATCAGTTTAATCCTGTTCATAAAAGAATAGCTTGTTTACGTTTATAAATAGTTTTCCATTTTCTTTTTAAAGGCCCCTTCTTCGCATGCGCCTCTTCAGGTGTCAACATTTCCACACTACTGTGAGGGCGCCGGGTGTTATAAATATCGA from Parabacteroides merdae ATCC 43184 includes the following:
- a CDS encoding helix-turn-helix domain-containing protein translates to MQSRMEQPSEQSLWGMLEGITENLKHKRLADVFRFVSFRPFETFGPHKHLRIEINYVKKGNCILHLENESISFSENEMMVICSNVEHTFEAGSEDTTLMQLEFLPEVFSRFNPDGHGQMKDLAPVTIFSEENRLIKIVNNVRIMRAVQRIVNEMNQKSKYYQYLVVMYYAELLILIYRYLDEAYLPICTNDSLKKAISYIRLNYQSDITISDVASQTGVGERYLRKLFSQYLNLSPLDYLNQIRINKAIELLRNTEMSVKEVCFACGFQSPQYFSRIFKQQMGISPREVTK
- a CDS encoding glycoside hydrolase family 2 protein, whose product is MRMVNLCKNKLFNTGLMLFLCLGLQAQNKEMRRVATNDCGVTNTQAFLIKGDDYTLPDSFTGSKEAKTCNFGGTVIYAFDQMDIQADYRMEVVYLADNRREQRIVADGNEVQGPVVLEKGKEQRYMIDLPKKAYAYGQLVLVFEALKGDNAIVSELNLYSSNPAQLKPFGEERKKELVHTQAYTVDTTVCAEKVLPVYTIKPHQVAGVYNPVLSLNGTWLFNEKPAARFYEQKQNGRDWKPIVVPGQWSMQGFKVDSAGFGGYQTTFTLPADWQGKQVKLRFDGVSSESVVYLNGKEIGSHMGGMTAFELDVTKGLKAGENLLALRVRSESLADMLGSLTQYAAHQLEGITRKVTFFAVPDIHLSDLRIVTELDDDYKDADLKVYLSVTNSSDEIQKDVSVRLSLSGLPVVLSRHIPEIAAGSSWSGWLTGKVVSPDKWDNEHPSLYTMKIEVGTSDKVVEQIEKRFGFREIRIQGNRLLVNGKAVKLRGVCRHEMHPLTGRVMNPALERKDVELYRDANCNFIRTSHYPPCEELLEVCDELGMFVEVEAPVCWIGHHANENWKVLNYRDPKYYPYVLQANMEMIQFYRNHPSIIFWSMANESYWNKEFAQVEVYMEKADPTRPFTFHDQAYGGFNNQGSTAPIANIHYPGPNGYKVAAKSDRPMTYGEYCHLNVYNRSELVTDPGIRSDWALALAPTWDNMYKTPGVLGGSIWSGIDDIFQMPNGDAVGYGPWGPIDGWRRPKPEYWDMKKIYSPVRVTTEALSPANELVIDLENRYTYTNLDELRITWTYGEEKGTAFADLEPGEKGQLRIRLAHPEKANELYLSFADPRGFTADEYLIPVGRQVQNELQALPTASTRLKEKKDRYVITGKDFSCEISRVSGQILSVKKGKKEILNGGPWLMALPLTGGGCYPNHNANTPVFNDLCSDWKVEKVEAVRQGDDVLVKVAGAYKEFSGSYDLKINAGGELSVTYSFDALEDVNPRQWGLVFEAPVSYDKTFWRRDGMWSVYPADHISRPVGEASLFYEGLPAKVDPRTEPAWSWSMDYNELGSNDFRSTRRNIWYAGLKDGNGSKITVPSNGKQHWRSWLEKDKIRFLVADFVTAGNEMFLSSYYAPYRKPLKKGDRIGGEIVVRVE